The Paenibacillus mucilaginosus 3016 genome includes the window TACGAAAATGAGGGATACCAGAGGCTGGGGAGCGTGGTGACGAACCACGGGTACTCCGACTGGGCCACGACCGATATTCCTGCGGAGATCAAGACGATGTATTACCGGTTAAGCCGCCGCGAGAGAGATTACTGCATTGAGGCGTCCTATGATGGGGCCGCGTATACCCAAATGCGGATTTTCCATCTGTTTGAGGGTGGGGATGAGATCCAGTTTGGAATTTATGCCTGCAGCCCGGAGCAGTCTTCTTTCCAAGCGGTGTTCAGTCAGTTCGAAGTAACGGAGTGCCAATGGGAAACACACCAGTAGAGGGATACTCAAGCGAACGGAGTACATATGATCATTACCGAACAACAATTTGAGGTTAAAGGGCTGCGCTACCGGATCAGGCCGGCGGCTGTCCGGGATGCCGAAGAACTCTCCGCATTACGGGTGCAGATCGACGGAGAGACCGAGTATATGGACAGGGAGCGGGGCGAAGCGTTTCTTGACGTGCCGGGCTTTGAACAGCTGATTCGGACGGACGCCGAGAAGGAGAGAAACTTATGTTTGGTGGCGGACACAGGGGAGCATATCGTGGGATTTTCGAGATGCGAAGGAAGTGCGCTGAAACGGCTCTCCCATAAAGTGGATTTCGGTGTCTGTGTGCTGCAGGAGTTCTGGGGGTACGGCATCGGGAAGCAGCTGCTGGTCCAATCCATGGCTTGGGCTGACGGGAGCGGGATTCTCAAAATGGGGCTCCATGTGCTGGAAACCAACCATAAAGCGATCGCCCTGTATATCAAGCTGGGCTTTGAGATCGAAGGCCGATTGAGAAAGGACAAGCTCCTGGGGGACGGCAGATACTATGACACGATTGTGATGGGACGGTTTAAGGAAGGGAACATGCTCGCATGATACAACATCATGACCATAAAAAGGCGGTCCAAAGGACGGGAGTGAGCTGGATGCTCGCTATCCTTTGGACCGCCTTTTTGTCATGCGGAGCTGCGGAACATCAAACGGGAAGGGCGGCGCGCTTCAGGAGGCGCTGGATGGAACGGTCCGCCTCAGCCAGCACGGTGAGCGGGTCGATGGTGCGCATGATGCCTTTTTCCATCACGATCCGGCCGTTAATGATCGTCGTTTCCACATCCGCCCTGGTGGCGGAGTAAACGATGCGGGAAATCGGATCGACATCGTAGGAGGGGAACGTGTGGAAGGCGTTCAGGTTGAGCAGGGCGAGGTCCGCCTTTTTGCCGACTTCAATGCTGCCGATCTCCTTCTCCATGCCGACCGCCCTGGCTCCGCCGATCGTAGCCATACGGAAGACGCTTCGGGCATTCATCGCGGTAGGACCGTGAACCGGTTTCTGGATCAGCGCGGCGAGCCGCATCTCGTTGAACATATCGAGGTTGTTGTTGCACGGCGCTCCGTCGGCACCGAGAGATACCGAGATATCGAGCTTCAGCATCTCCGGCGTCTCGGCGATCCCCGAGGCCAGCTTGAGGTTGGAGCCCGGGCAGTGGCTGACATGCACGCCCCGTTCCCGGATAATCCGCTTCTCCTCTTCATCGAGCCAGATGCAGTGGGCAAGAATCAGGCGTTCGTTGGCGAGGCCCAGATGGTCGAGATACACAACGTTGCGCATGCCCGTCTCCGCCTGGACAATCTCGATCTCGCCGAGATTCTCGGAAGCGTGGGTATGGACCTTGACGCCGTACGAGGCCGAGAGCGATTGGACCTCGCGGAGCAGCGTTTCGGTGCAGGAGACCACGAAGCGGGGACAAAACGCATACTGGATGCGGCCTCCGTCGTATCCGTTCCAGCGCTCGAGAAGGTCGACGCTTTGCTGAATGGAATCTTCCGTCTTCTCCTGCAGCGGCAGAGGGACTTCCGTCCCTTTATCCATCATGACCTTGCCGGACAGGGCCCGGATGCCGCTGGCGGCAATCGCCTGAAAAGCCGATTCGGTATGGTGCACGGTCTCCATATCGACGATCGTGGTCGTGCCGCTCTGGATCAGCTCCCCAATGCCGAGCATCGCCGAATAATAGATCGACTCTTCATCATGCGAGGCTTCCAGCGGCCAGATCCGTTTGCGGAGCCAGTCCATGAGCTCGAGATCGTCGCCTTTGCCGCGAAACAGGGTCTGGCACAGGTGGATATGGGTCTGTACGAACCCGGGAATCAAGGTCCGGCCGACGCCATGGATGACGTAGTCCCCCGGCTCCTCAGCAAGGTGGGGGGCGATCGCAGCGATCCGGTCGTCCACGATCCGGATATCCCCCGTAAAGATGTCCTCCGATGCATTCATCGTAATGATCTGCGCCTGTTTGATCAGCATGTTCCCCATGGCAATCCCTCTCCTATTCCGACGGATGGTGTGCATAAAAAAACTAGCTGCGAAAAAACATGTCTTTGGCAAAGAACATATTTTTTCGTAGCTAGAAATTTACGGTTTCCAAGTAGAGACCCTTAATCCAATCATTAAGGTTATACGAAAAGAAAAACAGTATGAAATTACCTCTATGATACCTGGATAGAAGATAAGTTGTCAATCTGTGTTATTGAAATTGACATGGAATATTGCTGAACATGAAGTGCGAGAAGGAGTCTCGCCCGAGAAGCTTACCGTTTGGGCTTGGAGGCGGTCTCCGCCTCCAAGCGGCTCCGCAGCTGTGCCGCCTCTTCGTCGGATACGGGCTTCTCCCCATACCGGACGCTCTCATAGAGGCGCAGCAGCTCCCCGGCTGCCGGGCCGGGCGCGGCGGCTCCGTTCGCAGCGGCGGCCTCGCGCACCGTCTCGGCCGGCGTCCACTGCGGCGGGGCCTGAAGCCCCCGGCGCCGCTGTCCGCGCAGCCACTCCCGGTACAGGTAGCGGACGCGCTCGCCGCCGCTGCGCAGGTCCTCCCAGCGGGGCTCCCGCAGCCGGGTGCCCCGCTGGAGGCCTTGGCCGCTCCGCCCCGCGGACGGGGCCCTCAGCAGCGAGACGACTTCGTCCTCGTAGCCTTCGGCGCTGCCGGACCGCTGCGCGGGGTTCATGCGCTCCGCGAGCCAAGCGAGCAGGCGCCGGAGCCGGCCCGGCAGGCGGCGGGCCAGCCGGTAGAGCAGGTATGCCGCCAGCAGGGTGAGCAGCGCGCCTGCGGCATAGAGCAGCGCCTGCTCCAGCCACTGCAGCCAAGCCGGCGGCGGCTCGGACGGCGGCAGGGCGGGCGGCGACGGCGGTGCGGCCGGCGGTGCGGCCTCCGGCGGCGGTTCCTGGCCCTGCGGCAGCAGGCCGAGCAGGAAGGCCGCAAGCCGGGTGAGCCCTTCGCGGAGGGCCGCTTCCAGCGCCGAGCCGAAGGCGAGCAGGAGCACGCCGGCCAGCAGCAGGGCGGTCCACAGGCGGTTCGGCCAGAGCACCGCCGGCGGCAGGGCCGGCGGGCTCCCTGCGCTGCTGCTGCGGTTCAGCGTCTCGTCCTGCAGCCGGATGCGGTTCATCCGGAACAGTGCGGTCCCAAGGGCCGCCAGACCGCCCCACAGCAGGAGGGGCAGGTAGGGCGCGAACGAGGGGACGAACTGCAGGACGAAGGACGCGGCGAACTGCAGCAGCAGCCCGGCGGCGAAGGCGGGCGGCGGGAAGAGCAGCGCCCAGGGCTCCGCCGCCATGCGCGCTCCGCGCCGGGCCAGCAGCCAGCCGGCCGGAAGCGCCAGCAGCGCCGGGAGGCCCGCGCCGAGCGTGCAGACGGCCTGGAGCAGGCCGAAGGCCGCCGCCACGGTGTGCCGCGTCAGCCGGCGCTCCTGCGGAAGGCGCAGGGCCAGGGCGCAGCCGGCGGCATAGAGCAGCGGCAGCGACGCCAGCCAGAGCCAGCGGCCCGGCGCAGGCAGCGCGTAGACGGCCAGCAGCAGCGGCAGGGGCAGGAACAGCAGCAGCTCGGCAGCTCCCTGCAGCAGGGCTCTCAGGCCGCGAAGCAGGAGCGGGCGCAGCGTGTTCTTCATAGGCTCACATCCTCTTCCGAAGGGATGGTGAGAAGGTCTACGGTATGCCCCTGGCTGCGCAGCCGGTCGAGAGGTCCGGCCATTTTGGCGCTGACGAAGGCGGTAATGAGCAGAATATCCAGGCGCGGGCCGTCCTGCAGCCGGTCGGCTTCTTC containing:
- a CDS encoding GNAT family N-acetyltransferase → MIITEQQFEVKGLRYRIRPAAVRDAEELSALRVQIDGETEYMDRERGEAFLDVPGFEQLIRTDAEKERNLCLVADTGEHIVGFSRCEGSALKRLSHKVDFGVCVLQEFWGYGIGKQLLVQSMAWADGSGILKMGLHVLETNHKAIALYIKLGFEIEGRLRKDKLLGDGRYYDTIVMGRFKEGNMLA
- a CDS encoding DUF1349 domain-containing protein, whose translation is MKYDVERCFWINEPKEYVVQENRIIIKTEPGTDFWQRTYYGFRNDSAPALLMKTTERYFSFGVKTEYNSKQRYDQCGVILYQNSENWFKASVEYENEGYQRLGSVVTNHGYSDWATTDIPAEIKTMYYRLSRRERDYCIEASYDGAAYTQMRIFHLFEGGDEIQFGIYACSPEQSSFQAVFSQFEVTECQWETHQ
- a CDS encoding 5'-deoxyadenosine deaminase encodes the protein MGNMLIKQAQIITMNASEDIFTGDIRIVDDRIAAIAPHLAEEPGDYVIHGVGRTLIPGFVQTHIHLCQTLFRGKGDDLELMDWLRKRIWPLEASHDEESIYYSAMLGIGELIQSGTTTIVDMETVHHTESAFQAIAASGIRALSGKVMMDKGTEVPLPLQEKTEDSIQQSVDLLERWNGYDGGRIQYAFCPRFVVSCTETLLREVQSLSASYGVKVHTHASENLGEIEIVQAETGMRNVVYLDHLGLANERLILAHCIWLDEEEKRIIRERGVHVSHCPGSNLKLASGIAETPEMLKLDISVSLGADGAPCNNNLDMFNEMRLAALIQKPVHGPTAMNARSVFRMATIGGARAVGMEKEIGSIEVGKKADLALLNLNAFHTFPSYDVDPISRIVYSATRADVETTIINGRIVMEKGIMRTIDPLTVLAEADRSIQRLLKRAALPV
- a CDS encoding DUF4129 domain-containing protein codes for the protein MKNTLRPLLLRGLRALLQGAAELLLFLPLPLLLAVYALPAPGRWLWLASLPLLYAAGCALALRLPQERRLTRHTVAAAFGLLQAVCTLGAGLPALLALPAGWLLARRGARMAAEPWALLFPPPAFAAGLLLQFAASFVLQFVPSFAPYLPLLLWGGLAALGTALFRMNRIRLQDETLNRSSSAGSPPALPPAVLWPNRLWTALLLAGVLLLAFGSALEAALREGLTRLAAFLLGLLPQGQEPPPEAAPPAAPPSPPALPPSEPPPAWLQWLEQALLYAAGALLTLLAAYLLYRLARRLPGRLRRLLAWLAERMNPAQRSGSAEGYEDEVVSLLRAPSAGRSGQGLQRGTRLREPRWEDLRSGGERVRYLYREWLRGQRRRGLQAPPQWTPAETVREAAAANGAAAPGPAAGELLRLYESVRYGEKPVSDEEAAQLRSRLEAETASKPKR